The following nucleotide sequence is from Deltaproteobacteria bacterium.
ATAATCCATCTGCTGATCATTATAAAAATAAAAAAGAGGTCGGAATGCCGAGGAAAAGAGAAGTCATACACCGGGGAATCTTGCCTGATCCCAAACATCACAGTCCGCTGGTGGCCAAGTTCGTCAATTCTTTGATGCGCCAGGGGAAAAAGAGTACCGCGGAGTCAATCCTTTATCGCTCCCTGGATTTGATTGCCAAGAAGACCGAAGAAGAGCCGATCAAGATATTCGAAAAGGCTATCGATAATGTCAAGCCGGTGATTGAGGTCAAATCCCGAAGGGTGGGGGGCTCTACCTATCAGGTTCCGGTAGAAGTCCGATCCGGCCGGAGGCTTTCTTTGAGCATCCGGTGGGTCATCAATTACGCCAAGGCCCGCTCTGAAAAGACCATGGAAGGCAAACTGGCCGGGGAGTTGTTGGACGCGGCCAATAATCGAGGATCGGCCATCAAAAAGAAAGAAGATACCCATAAGATGGCTGAGGCCAACAAGGCCTTTGCCCACTACCGCTGGTAACCGGTGACGCAGGGTATGTTTGAAAAGGGAAACGGAGTCATTTTTTGTCTGAAAAGGTTTCATTATCACGGATTCGGAATATAGGGATTATGGCCCATATAGACGCCGGAAAAACCACCACGACTGAAAGGATCCTTTACTATACCGGGGTCTCTTATAAGATGGGGGAGGTTCACGATGGGTCGGCCGTTATGGACTGGATGGAGCAGGAACAGGAACGGGGGATTACGATCACTTCGGCCGCGACGACCTGTTTCTGGAAGGATCATCGGATCAATATCATCGATACGCCGGGCCATGTGGATTTCACTATCGAGGTCGAACGGAGCCTCCGGGTCCTGGATGGGGCCATAGCGGTTTTTGACGCCGTGGCCGGTGTGGAGCCTCAATCCGAAACGGTCTGGCGGCAAGCCGATCGCTATAAGATTCCGAGACTGGCCTTTATCAACAAAATGGATCGGGTCGGGGCCGATCACGAACGCTGTTTAAAAATGATCGAAGAACGGTTGGGGGCCAATCCGGTGTTTGTACAGTGGCCCCTGGGCAAAGAGGAATCCTTCCAGGGTATTGTGGATCTGATCGATCAGAAGGCCTATTCTTTCAATGAGGCCAGCCTGGGAAAGACCCTGGAATCCGAGCCTGTCCCGGAGGCCTTGAAAGAAATAGTGGCCCTCCATCGGCAAAAGTTGATTGAAGCCCTGGCCGATACTGATGACGCGATTATGGAAGCCTATCTGGCCGGCGAAGACGTTCCGGAAAAAACGATCGTCCAGGCCTTACGTCGGGCTACCATCGATCAGAAGGTGGTCCCCGTCTTCTGCGGCTCGGCCTTTAAGAATAAAGGGGTCCAGCCACTCCTGGACGCCATTATCCGCTATCTGCCGGCCCCAACCGATGTTCCCCCTATTGAGGGGAAAACCCCTTCCGGTGAAATAGAAGAACGACAGGCCGACGAAGACGCCCCTTTTACCGGTCTGGCCTTCAAACTCATGTCTGATCCCTATGTGGGCCATTTGACCTTTTTGAGGGTCTACTCCGGCCGTCTGGCTTCCGGCGACAGTGTTCTGAATGTCAATAAGGGCAGGAAGGAAAAGATCGGCCGCCTGCTGAAAATGCATGCCAATCAGCGGGAAGAGATTAAAGAGACGCAGGCCGGAGACATTGTGGCCATCGTGGGTCTGAAAAATACGACCACCGGCGACAGCCTTTGCGACCTTCAGGCCCCTCTTTTGCTGGAATCGGTCGATATCCCCGAGACGGTCATCTCCATAGCTATTGAACCGAAAAGCAAGGCCGACTTGGACAAATTGGGCTTGTCCCTGCAACGGGTTGCCGCCGAAGACCCTTCCTTTAAGGTCCATACCGACGAGGAGACCGGACAAACCATCATCTCCGGCATGGGGGAATTGCATCTGGAGATTATTGTCGACCGACTGACCCGGGAGTTCCATGTCGGCGCCCATATCGGAAAACCCCAGGTGGCGTATAAAGAGACGATTACCCGGGAAGTCAAGGCCGAGGGGAAGTATATCCGGCAGAGCGGCGGGCGGGGGCAATACGGCCATGTTTGGCTTGAAGTCTATCCCCGGGAAGCCGGAGCCGGTTTTTTGTTTGAAAATAAGATTGTCGGGGGTGCGATCCCCAAGGAATATATCCCGGCCGTGGAAAAAGGAATCATTGAGGCCATGGAAGGTGGCGGACTGGCCGGATACCCTATGGTGGATATCGGGGTCAGACTGGTGGACGGCACCTTTCATGAGGTCGATTCCTCGGAACGGGCTTTTCTATTCGCCGGATCCATCGCCTTTAAAGAAGCGGCGGCCAAGGCCAAGGCCGTCTTACTGGAACCAATCATGGAAGTGGAAATCGTGACTCCCGAAGAATTTATCGGAGAAGTCATGGGGGATTTGAATTCCCGCAGGGGGAAGATCTTAGGTTTGGAGAGCCGGGGAAAGGCCCGCATCGTGCGGGGTCAGGCCCCGATGGCCGAAATGTTCGGCTATGCCACCAATATACGATCCTTAACCCAGGGCCGAGCCACATTTACCCTTCAGTTTTCCCAGTATCAGAAGGTTCCTCAATCCGTTTTCGAATCTCTTATTAAAGATAAAAAAAGGATTTAATTTAACCAAGGGGAGGCGGAGATGTCGAAGAAGAAATTTGAGCGGACGAAGCCGCATGTGAATGTAGGGACGATAGGGCATATAGATCATGGGAAGACGACGTTGACGGCGGCGATCACGTTATGTTTATCGAAGAGCGGGATGGCGAATTATGTACCGTTTGATCAGATAGACAAGGCGCCGGAGGAGAAGGAGCGGGGGATCACGATAGCGACGGCGCATGTGGAGTACGAGACGAAGAACCGGCATTATGCGCATGTGGATTGTCCTGGGCATGCGGACTATATCAAGAACATGATCACGGGTGCGGCGCAGATGGACGGAGCGATTCTGGTTGTGGGGGCCGATGATGGTCCGATGCCGCAGACGAGGGAGCATATATTACTGGCCCGGCAGGTTGGGGTGCCGTATGTGGTGGTATTTTTGAACAAGGTGGACATGGTGGATGATCCGGAGCTGATCGAGTTGGTGGAATTGGAGCTCCGGGAGTTGTTGACGAAATATGAATTTCCCGGGGACGATCTACCGATCGTCAAGGGATCGGCCTTGAAGGCCCTGGAATGCGGCTGCGGGAAAGAGGAGTGTAACAACTGCAAGCCCATCCTGGAATTGATGGATGCGGTGGACAAGTTTATACCGGAGCCGGTGCGGGATATCGAGAAGCCGTTTTTGATGCCGGTGGAGGATGTATTCAGCATCTCGGGCCGTGGGACGGTGGTGACGGGCCGGGTGGAACGGGGGCAGATCAAGGTCGGGGAAGAAGTGGAGATTATCGGGATCAGGCCGACGGCCAAGACGATCTGTACCGGGGTGGAGATGTTTCGCAAAACGTTGGACCAGGGACAGGCCGGGGACAACGTGGGGCTGTTGCTGCGGGGTACGAAACGGGATGACGTGGAGCGGGGTCAGGTAGTGGCCAAACCCGGGAGCATCACGCCGCATACCAAGTTTAAGGCCGAGGCCTATATATTGGCCAAGGAAGAAGGGGGCCGGCACACGCCGTTTTTTAATGGATATCGGCCGCAGTTTTATTTTCGGACGACGGATGTGACGGGAGTGACGACCCTACCGGAAGGGGTGGAGATGGTGATGCCCGGGGACAATGTATCGGTGGAGGTGTCTCTAATCACCCCGATTGCCATGGAGAAGGAACTTCGTTTTGCCATCCGGGAAGGGGGCCGAACGGTCGGCGCCGGCGTTATCTCCGAGATTCTCGAATAATAAAGAATTCAGAATTCAGAAGCCAGAATTCAGAATGAAAAAACCGGGGGAGAAGAATCCTTCTGGATTCTGACTCCTGGCTCCTGGATACTTAAATAATGAGGAAGTCTTATGATGACCAGCCAAAAAATACGGATCCAACTCAGGGCTTTTGACCATAAACTATTGGACCAATCAGCGGTCGAGATTGTGGAAACAGCCCGAAGGACCGGGGCGCGGGTGGCGGGGCCGATTCCCTTGCCGACCATGATACAGAAATTTTGTGTTCTGAGGTCCCCCCATGTGGACAAAAAATCCAGGGAACAATTTGAAGTCCGGACCCATAAACGCTTATTGGATATCTTAGAACCTACCCAGGCCACCGTTGATGCTTTAATGAAGCTGGATCTGTCGGCCGGGGTGGATGTCGAGATAAAATTATAAGGGAAAGCTCATGATGCAAGGGATCTTAGGAAAAAAGTTGGGAATGACCCGTATGTTTTTCGAAGAGGGGAAATCGGTAGCCGTGACGGTCATTGAGGCCGGACCCTGTGTGGTGATCCAGAAAAAAGGAGACAAACCTCAGGGCGCGGTCTATCAATTAGGATTTGTCCCGGCCAAACCCAAAGCGGTCAATAAGCCCCAGGGAGGGCATTTTAAAAAGAAAGGGCTTAACCCCTTGACCCATCTTAAGGAATTTCAGGCCTCGGGCGACAATCCCTATCAGGTGGGTGACGAAGTCCGGGTCGACATCTTTCAAATCGGGGAAAAGGTTAAGGTCAGCGGGACCAGCAAAGGGAAAGGCTTCGCCGGTGTGGTCAAGCGTTGGGGCTTTTCGGGCGGTAAGGATACCCATGGGTGTACCTCCCATCGGGTCCCCGGCTCCATCGGCTCCAGTGCCTACCCTTCCCGGGTCATGAAAGGCAAAAAGATGCCCGGTCAGATGGGGAATCGCCAGGTGAGCATATTAGACCTTTCGATTGTAGATATACGACCGGAACAAAATTTACTGATTGTCAAAGGGGCCGTGCCCGGGTGCCGTAATAACCTGGTGGCCATTTATAAACAATGACCGATCGGATTTTGGAATGCGGATTTCGGAATGCGGATTGCAACAACCCCGTTTTCATGCTTCGTGGTCTCCCAGGGGGGCATGAAGGATTAACAAGAAATTTAATTTAAAAGCCTTAAGGAAAAAAGTATGCCGACCGTAACTGTGTATAACCTCTCCGGGGAAAAGGTGGAAGAACTTTTTCTAAAGGACGAGATCTTTAACCGAGAGGTCAATCCCCATATATTCCATCATATCGTCTCGGTCTGTCAAACCAATCAGAGGGCCGGAACTTCCTCAACCAAGGGGCGGTCCGAGGTCCGTGGGGGCGGCAAGAAACCCCATCGTCAAAAAGGGACCGGCCGGGCCAGAC
It contains:
- the rpsG gene encoding 30S ribosomal protein S7 produces the protein MPRKREVIHRGILPDPKHHSPLVAKFVNSLMRQGKKSTAESILYRSLDLIAKKTEEEPIKIFEKAIDNVKPVIEVKSRRVGGSTYQVPVEVRSGRRLSLSIRWVINYAKARSEKTMEGKLAGELLDAANNRGSAIKKKEDTHKMAEANKAFAHYRW
- the fusA gene encoding elongation factor G, with amino-acid sequence MSEKVSLSRIRNIGIMAHIDAGKTTTTERILYYTGVSYKMGEVHDGSAVMDWMEQEQERGITITSAATTCFWKDHRINIIDTPGHVDFTIEVERSLRVLDGAIAVFDAVAGVEPQSETVWRQADRYKIPRLAFINKMDRVGADHERCLKMIEERLGANPVFVQWPLGKEESFQGIVDLIDQKAYSFNEASLGKTLESEPVPEALKEIVALHRQKLIEALADTDDAIMEAYLAGEDVPEKTIVQALRRATIDQKVVPVFCGSAFKNKGVQPLLDAIIRYLPAPTDVPPIEGKTPSGEIEERQADEDAPFTGLAFKLMSDPYVGHLTFLRVYSGRLASGDSVLNVNKGRKEKIGRLLKMHANQREEIKETQAGDIVAIVGLKNTTTGDSLCDLQAPLLLESVDIPETVISIAIEPKSKADLDKLGLSLQRVAAEDPSFKVHTDEETGQTIISGMGELHLEIIVDRLTREFHVGAHIGKPQVAYKETITREVKAEGKYIRQSGGRGQYGHVWLEVYPREAGAGFLFENKIVGGAIPKEYIPAVEKGIIEAMEGGGLAGYPMVDIGVRLVDGTFHEVDSSERAFLFAGSIAFKEAAAKAKAVLLEPIMEVEIVTPEEFIGEVMGDLNSRRGKILGLESRGKARIVRGQAPMAEMFGYATNIRSLTQGRATFTLQFSQYQKVPQSVFESLIKDKKRI
- the tuf gene encoding elongation factor Tu, which gives rise to MSKKKFERTKPHVNVGTIGHIDHGKTTLTAAITLCLSKSGMANYVPFDQIDKAPEEKERGITIATAHVEYETKNRHYAHVDCPGHADYIKNMITGAAQMDGAILVVGADDGPMPQTREHILLARQVGVPYVVVFLNKVDMVDDPELIELVELELRELLTKYEFPGDDLPIVKGSALKALECGCGKEECNNCKPILELMDAVDKFIPEPVRDIEKPFLMPVEDVFSISGRGTVVTGRVERGQIKVGEEVEIIGIRPTAKTICTGVEMFRKTLDQGQAGDNVGLLLRGTKRDDVERGQVVAKPGSITPHTKFKAEAYILAKEEGGRHTPFFNGYRPQFYFRTTDVTGVTTLPEGVEMVMPGDNVSVEVSLITPIAMEKELRFAIREGGRTVGAGVISEILE
- the rpsJ gene encoding 30S ribosomal protein S10, with protein sequence MTSQKIRIQLRAFDHKLLDQSAVEIVETARRTGARVAGPIPLPTMIQKFCVLRSPHVDKKSREQFEVRTHKRLLDILEPTQATVDALMKLDLSAGVDVEIKL
- the rplC gene encoding 50S ribosomal protein L3, encoding MMQGILGKKLGMTRMFFEEGKSVAVTVIEAGPCVVIQKKGDKPQGAVYQLGFVPAKPKAVNKPQGGHFKKKGLNPLTHLKEFQASGDNPYQVGDEVRVDIFQIGEKVKVSGTSKGKGFAGVVKRWGFSGGKDTHGCTSHRVPGSIGSSAYPSRVMKGKKMPGQMGNRQVSILDLSIVDIRPEQNLLIVKGAVPGCRNNLVAIYKQ